Proteins from one Sabethes cyaneus chromosome 2, idSabCyanKW18_F2, whole genome shotgun sequence genomic window:
- the LOC128737609 gene encoding uncharacterized protein LOC128737609, producing MLVLIIISILIFGNSCTAQTNKFEATIDCLQYNAGHGYNHAQPYFPTGRFQNIKISKGKVIQFRLGVVGPSDGHIRLAPVIFPYNNTEMHEIVLSGWWNTKTVVRRYTREQPDKTTNLKVLKEQASHGMLSTFTPFMFTMTVHPNGLVQLTRDDDFVPFLEFTDAKFSAKYIGFCNWENPLVFFYDCPLEVDRRKCEGITFS from the exons ATGCTAGTTTTgataattatttcaattttaattttcggcAATAGTTGCACCGCTCAAACCAATAAATTTGAAG CGACGATTGACTGTCTACAGTATAACGCTGGTCATGGCTACAACCACGCACAGCCATACTTCCCAACGGGCCGATTTCagaacattaaaatctctaagGGCAAGGTTATCCAATTCCGTTTAGGCGTTGTTGGTCCCAGTGACGGTCACATTCGGCTAGCGCCAGTGATATTTCCTTACAATAACACAGAAATGCACGAAATCG TACTCTCTGGTTGGTGGAACACCAAAACGGTCGTTCGTCGTTATACGCGAGAACAACCTGATAAAACAACTAATTTAAAAGTGCTGAAAGAGCAGGCCAGCCATGGTATGCTGTCAACCTTTACGCCCTTTATGTTCACAATGACAGTCCACCCTAATGGGTTAGTACAGTTAACACGAGATGACGATTTTGTCCCATTCCTGGAATTTACCGATGCAAAGTTTTCGGCGAAGTATATCGGATTCTGCAATTGGGAAAATCCGCTGGTGTTTTTCTATGATTGCCCGCTGGAGGTAGATCGAAGAAAGTGTGAAGGCATCACGTTCAGTTAG
- the LOC128737610 gene encoding uncharacterized protein LOC128737610: MKKLLTLLAVLCSSTAYYSNKFEATIGCLQYDAVGGYDAPHPYFLTKAFNHIEITNKNATKLRMGVLARNDGHIRLAPDEYPFNNTVMNEIVLSGWANTKNEVRRYIRKSHHTRTDNEVLLEQPSNGMLSEFVPFMFTMEIQSDGMVSLTKDGDVNPLLQFKDAKLSFLYVSFCNWNVPVIYFFDCPLDPNQNGCN; encoded by the exons ATGAAGAAACTACTTACGCTCTTGGCTGTACTTTGCAGTAGCACTGCATATTACAGCAATAAATTTGAAG CTACCATTGGTTGCCTGCAGTACGACGCAGTCGGTGGTTATGATGCTCCTCATCCGTATTTTCTGACCAAGGCTTTCAACCACATTGAAATCACAAATAAAAATGCTACGAAACTACGGATGGGGGTACTAGCTCGAAATGATGGCCATATTCGATTAGCTCCAGATGAATATCCATTCAACAATACAGTGATGAACGAAATTG TCCTGTCCGGTTGGGCTAACACTAAGAACGAAGTCCGTCGGTACATTCGAAAGAGTCATCATACCAGAACGGATAACGAAGTACTGCTGGAACAGCCTAGCAACGGAATGCTCTCCGAATTTGTACCGTTCATGTTCACCATGGAGATTCAATCCGATGGAATGGTTTCACTGACGAAGGATGGCGATGTAAACCCTCTGCTGCAATTCAAGGACGCTAAGTTGTCTTTCCTGTACGTTAGTTTCTGCAATTGGAACGTTCCGGTAATTTATTTCTTCGACTGTCCGCTCGATCCAAACCAAAATGGATGTAACTAG
- the LOC128737608 gene encoding uncharacterized protein LOC128737608 → MLALVIVSLLVFGNSCSAQTNKFEATIGCSQYNTDHGYNHAHPYFPTGRFQNIKISKDKVIQFRLGVLGPNDGHVRLAPVMYPYNNTEMNEIVLSGWANTKTVVRRYTRDEPKRTTNLRVLKEQASHGMLSHFAPFMFTMTVHPGGLVQLTRDEDATPFLEFSDTSFSAKYVGFCNWDNPLVFFYDCPLEVDRRKCEGITFS, encoded by the exons ATGTTAGCTTTGGTCATTGTGTCATTATTAGTTTTCGGCAATAGCTGCAGTGctcaaacaaataaatttgaaG CAACTATTGGCTGCTCACAGTACAATACTGATCATGGTTATAATCACGCACACCCGTACTTCCCAACGGGTCGATTTCagaacattaaaatctctaagGACAAAGTTATTCAATTCCGTTTAGGTGTTCTCGGTCCCAATGATGGTCACGTTAGACTAGCACCAGTGATGTACCCGTACAATAATACAGAAATGAACGAAATCG TGCTTTCGGGCTGGGCAAACACCAAAACCGTAGTTCGTCGGTATACGCGTGACGAGCCCAAGCGAACAACCAATCTGAGAGTGTTGAAAGAACAGGCCAGCCATGGTATGCTGTCACACTTTGCACCATTTATGTTCACGATGACAGTCCACCCCGGTGGGTTGGTACAGCTAACGCGCGATGAAGATGCTACCCCATTCTTGGAGTTTTCGGACACAAGCTTTTCGGCAAAGTACGTCGGGTTCTGCAACTGGGATAATCCGCTAGTATTTTTCTACGATTGCCCGCTGGAGGTGGACCGAAGGAAATGTGAGGGTATCACATTTAGCTAG